A genomic segment from Janthinobacterium sp. 64 encodes:
- a CDS encoding acyl-CoA dehydrogenase, whose amino-acid sequence MSKTVFDWNSPLLLEDQLTGDERAVLEAARDYCQGSLVPRVLESFRHGRTDAAIFREMGELGLLGTTIPEEYGGAGLNYVCYGLAAREVERVDSGYRSMMSVQSSLVMVPINAFGNEETKQKYLPKLATGEFIGCFGLTEPNHGSDPGSMVTRARKVPGGYSLSGAKMWITNSPIADVFVVWAKDDEGAIRGFVLEKGWKGLSAPEIHGKVGLRTSITGEIVMDEVFCPEENAFPDVRGLKGPFTCLNSARYGIAWGALGAAEDCYLKARQYTMDRQQFGRPLAANQLVQKKLADMLTEITMGLQGCLRLGRMKDEGSPAVEITSIMKRNSCGKALDIARMARDMMGGNGISDEFGVIRHLVNLEVVNTYEGTHDVHALIIGRAITGIAAFSN is encoded by the coding sequence ATGAGCAAAACCGTATTCGACTGGAATTCCCCCCTGCTGCTGGAAGATCAACTGACGGGCGACGAACGCGCCGTGCTGGAAGCGGCGCGCGACTATTGCCAGGGCAGCCTGGTGCCCAGGGTCCTCGAATCGTTCCGCCATGGCCGCACGGACGCGGCCATCTTCCGCGAAATGGGAGAACTGGGCTTGCTGGGTACGACCATACCCGAAGAATACGGCGGCGCCGGCCTGAACTACGTCTGCTACGGCCTGGCCGCGCGCGAAGTCGAGCGCGTCGATTCGGGCTACCGCTCGATGATGAGCGTGCAATCGTCCTTGGTGATGGTGCCAATTAACGCCTTCGGCAACGAAGAAACGAAACAGAAATACCTGCCGAAACTGGCGACGGGCGAATTCATCGGCTGCTTCGGCCTGACGGAACCGAACCATGGCTCCGACCCTGGCAGCATGGTCACGCGCGCCCGCAAGGTGCCGGGCGGCTACAGCTTGTCGGGCGCGAAGATGTGGATCACCAACAGCCCGATCGCCGATGTGTTCGTCGTCTGGGCCAAGGACGATGAAGGCGCGATCCGCGGCTTCGTGCTGGAAAAAGGCTGGAAAGGCCTGTCGGCGCCGGAAATCCACGGCAAGGTCGGCTTGCGCACCAGCATCACCGGTGAAATCGTCATGGATGAAGTTTTTTGCCCGGAAGAAAACGCTTTCCCCGATGTGCGCGGCCTGAAAGGTCCATTTACCTGCCTGAACAGCGCCCGCTACGGCATCGCCTGGGGCGCGCTAGGCGCGGCGGAAGATTGCTATCTGAAGGCACGCCAGTACACGATGGACCGCCAGCAATTCGGCCGTCCATTGGCCGCGAACCAGCTGGTGCAAAAGAAACTGGCCGACATGCTGACGGAAATCACCATGGGCTTGCAAGGCTGCTTGCGCCTGGGCCGCATGAAGGATGAAGGTTCGCCCGCCGTGGAAATCACGTCCATCATGAAACGCAACAGCTGCGGCAAGGCGCTCGACATCGCCCGCATGGCGCGCGACATGATGGGCGGCAACGGCATTTCCGACGAGTTCGGCGTCATCCGCCACCTGGTCAACCTGGAAGTGGTCAACACCTATGAAGGCACGCACGATGTGCACGCGCTGATCATCGGCCGCGCCATCACCGGCATCGCCGCCTTCAGCAACTGA
- a CDS encoding CaiB/BaiF CoA transferase family protein produces the protein MDALASTLRPAPLTGLRVLDLSRVLAGPWAGQMLADLGADVVKVEQPGRGDDTRSWGPPYLKDEDGRDTAEAAYFQCANRNKRSLCIDLAAPEGQALVRKLAAEADVLLENFKLDGLKQYGLDAASLLALNPRLVYCSITGFGQDGPYAARAGYDFLIQGMGGLMSITGVPDGQPGAGPQKVGVAQTDILTGLYATIAVQAALAERARSGLGQHIDLALLDVQVAALGNQAANYLCGGKVPQRMGNAHPNIVPYQDFPTADGDMILAIGNDGQFSRFCAVAGHPEWAQDERFMTNPQRVANRAILIPLMRQATVMRTTAEWISAFEAQAVPCGPVNRIDQVFADPQVVARGLKVEMPHPTAGTVALVANPVRLSSSPVQYRLPPPLLGQHTQEVLQQWLGLDSAEIDGLRERKVV, from the coding sequence ATGGACGCCTTGGCTTCCACCCTGCGGCCCGCGCCTTTGACCGGCTTGCGCGTGCTCGACCTGTCGCGCGTGCTGGCCGGCCCGTGGGCCGGGCAAATGCTGGCCGACCTGGGTGCCGACGTGGTCAAGGTTGAACAGCCGGGCCGCGGCGACGACACGCGCTCCTGGGGTCCGCCGTACCTGAAAGACGAGGACGGCCGCGATACTGCCGAGGCGGCCTATTTCCAGTGCGCCAACCGCAACAAGCGCTCCTTGTGCATCGACCTGGCCGCCCCTGAAGGCCAGGCGCTGGTGCGCAAGCTGGCCGCCGAAGCGGACGTGCTGCTGGAAAATTTCAAGCTCGATGGCTTGAAGCAATATGGTTTAGACGCGGCCAGTTTGCTGGCACTCAACCCGCGCCTCGTGTACTGCTCGATCACGGGCTTCGGCCAGGATGGGCCGTACGCGGCGCGCGCCGGCTATGACTTTTTGATCCAGGGCATGGGCGGCTTGATGAGCATCACGGGCGTGCCCGATGGCCAGCCCGGCGCCGGGCCGCAAAAAGTGGGCGTGGCGCAGACGGACATCCTGACGGGCCTGTACGCCACCATCGCCGTGCAGGCGGCGCTGGCCGAACGCGCGCGCTCGGGCCTGGGCCAGCATATCGACCTGGCCTTGCTCGACGTGCAAGTGGCGGCGCTGGGCAACCAGGCGGCCAATTACCTGTGCGGCGGCAAGGTGCCGCAGCGCATGGGCAATGCGCACCCGAACATCGTGCCGTATCAGGATTTTCCTACGGCCGATGGCGACATGATTCTGGCGATCGGCAATGACGGGCAGTTTTCCCGCTTTTGCGCCGTCGCCGGCCACCCGGAATGGGCGCAGGATGAACGTTTCATGACCAATCCGCAGCGCGTGGCAAACCGGGCAATCCTGATCCCCCTGATGCGCCAGGCCACGGTCATGCGCACGACGGCCGAGTGGATCAGCGCCTTCGAGGCGCAAGCCGTGCCGTGCGGCCCCGTCAACCGCATCGACCAGGTCTTTGCCGACCCGCAAGTGGTGGCGCGTGGCTTGAAAGTGGAGATGCCGCATCCGACGGCGGGGACGGTGGCGCTGGTGGCCAATCCCGTGCGCCTCTCAAGCTCGCCAGTGCAGTACCGGCTGCCGCCGCCGCTGCTGGGCCAGCATACGCAGGAAGTGCTGCAGCAATGGCTGGGGTTGGACAGTGCGGAGATTGACGGCTTGCGCGAGCGCAAGGTGGTGTAA
- a CDS encoding barstar family protein, which translates to MATAILNGKDITDAASFHAQCVPAFGFPEFYGNSMDAWVDCLSYLRDDENMTQFRLKPNEVLEIVVQDAEAMKAQVPDLLEEITFCIAGINERYEDYGEKPALKLVLK; encoded by the coding sequence ATGGCCACTGCCATCCTGAATGGAAAAGACATCACTGACGCAGCGAGCTTCCACGCGCAATGCGTGCCAGCCTTCGGTTTCCCTGAGTTCTACGGCAACAGCATGGATGCCTGGGTCGATTGCCTCAGTTATCTGCGCGACGACGAAAACATGACGCAGTTCCGTTTGAAACCAAACGAAGTGCTCGAGATCGTTGTGCAGGATGCGGAAGCGATGAAGGCGCAAGTGCCTGATTTACTGGAAGAAATCACGTTCTGTATCGCCGGCATCAATGAACGCTATGAAGATTATGGCGAAAAGCCGGCGTTGAAGCTGGTACTCAAGTAA
- the dapB gene encoding 4-hydroxy-tetrahydrodipicolinate reductase, whose translation MTELKIAIAGASGRMGHILIEAVSNAPDAVLAGALDRAGSPSVGQDAAAFLGKPAGVLIESSLATGLAGADYLIDFTRPEGTLQHLAYCAEHGIKMIIGTTGFDDAGKAAIAAAAEKTAIMFAPNMSVGVNVTMKLLELAAKSLSEGYDIEIIEAHHRHKVDAPSGTALQMGEVVAGALGRDLKECAVYGREGVTGERDPSTIGFATIRGGDIVGDHTVLFAGIGERIEISHKSSSRVTYAHGALRAARFLADKPTGLFDMQDVLSLKN comes from the coding sequence ATGACTGAACTGAAAATCGCCATCGCTGGCGCCAGTGGCCGCATGGGCCATATCCTGATCGAAGCCGTCAGCAACGCGCCTGACGCTGTTCTCGCTGGCGCGCTGGACCGCGCTGGTTCGCCATCCGTCGGCCAGGATGCGGCCGCCTTTCTCGGTAAACCTGCCGGCGTGCTGATCGAGTCAAGCCTCGCTACCGGCCTGGCCGGCGCCGATTACCTGATCGACTTCACGCGTCCCGAAGGCACTTTGCAGCACCTGGCGTATTGCGCCGAGCACGGCATCAAGATGATCATCGGCACCACCGGTTTCGATGACGCTGGCAAGGCCGCCATTGCCGCCGCCGCCGAAAAGACGGCCATCATGTTCGCGCCGAACATGAGCGTGGGCGTGAACGTCACCATGAAACTGCTGGAACTGGCCGCGAAAAGCCTGTCCGAAGGCTACGACATCGAGATCATCGAAGCCCATCACCGCCACAAGGTCGATGCGCCGTCGGGCACGGCCCTGCAAATGGGTGAAGTGGTGGCCGGCGCCCTGGGCCGCGACTTGAAGGAATGCGCCGTGTACGGCCGCGAAGGCGTGACGGGCGAACGCGATCCGTCGACCATCGGCTTTGCCACCATCCGCGGCGGCGATATCGTGGGCGACCATACGGTGCTGTTTGCCGGCATCGGCGAGCGCATCGAGATCAGCCACAAATCGAGCAGCCGCGTCACCTACGCCCACGGCGCCCTGCGCGCCGCGCGTTTCCTGGCCGACAAGCCGACCGGCCTGTTCGACATGCAGGATGTGCTGTCGCTGAAGAACTGA
- a CDS encoding outer membrane protein assembly factor BamE translates to MVCVALAMSGCASRGILGEKPAAAQKEGKEVVPEQGAQTTTITPLQKFMWFFSPYRPDIQQGNFVSEEMLAQLKVGMTRDQVRFVLGTSLLTDIFHADRWDYPFRLARGSGETTSSRVVVYFGKDGKVERFEGGNLPTEKEYIDRIAGPSRFSKVAKADVPAAAVPSPVAPSAVPVPADAAPAIPVSKPDVAPAPATAPAAEPTK, encoded by the coding sequence ATGGTCTGTGTCGCGCTGGCCATGTCCGGCTGCGCCAGCCGTGGCATCCTTGGCGAAAAGCCGGCAGCTGCTCAAAAAGAAGGCAAGGAAGTGGTCCCTGAGCAGGGCGCACAAACGACGACCATTACGCCGTTGCAAAAATTCATGTGGTTTTTCTCGCCGTATCGTCCTGACATTCAACAAGGCAACTTTGTCTCCGAAGAAATGCTGGCCCAGTTGAAAGTGGGCATGACGCGCGACCAGGTGCGTTTCGTCCTCGGCACCTCGCTGCTGACCGATATCTTCCATGCCGACCGCTGGGATTATCCCTTCCGCCTGGCACGGGGCAGTGGCGAAACCACCAGCAGCCGCGTAGTCGTGTACTTCGGCAAGGATGGCAAAGTTGAACGTTTCGAAGGCGGCAACTTGCCGACCGAGAAAGAATACATCGACCGTATCGCCGGTCCGTCGCGGTTCTCCAAGGTCGCCAAGGCCGACGTGCCTGCCGCTGCCGTGCCGTCGCCCGTGGCACCGAGCGCCGTGCCCGTGCCAGCCGATGCCGCGCCAGCCATTCCTGTGAGCAAGCCTGACGTTGCACCTGCACCTGCAACGGCGCCTGCCGCCGAACCCACCAAATAA
- the fur gene encoding ferric iron uptake transcriptional regulator has product MSNNPSDLKASGLKATLPRLKILDIFQSSPVRHLTAEDVYKILLADNMDVGLATVYRVLTQFEQAGLLNRNHFETGKAIFELNEGSHHDHLVCLDCGRVEEFFDEEIEIRQQKVAEERGFKIAEHALAIYGNCIKTACPHKTA; this is encoded by the coding sequence ATGAGTAACAATCCTAGTGATCTCAAGGCAAGCGGCCTGAAAGCCACCTTGCCACGCCTGAAGATACTCGATATCTTCCAGAGTAGCCCGGTACGCCACCTGACAGCGGAAGACGTGTATAAAATTCTGCTCGCCGACAATATGGATGTCGGTTTGGCAACTGTCTACCGTGTCCTGACGCAGTTTGAACAAGCAGGCTTGCTGAACCGCAACCATTTTGAAACCGGCAAGGCAATTTTCGAACTCAACGAAGGTTCGCACCACGACCACCTGGTGTGCCTCGACTGTGGCCGGGTCGAAGAATTCTTCGACGAAGAAATCGAAATCCGCCAGCAAAAAGTGGCCGAAGAGCGCGGCTTCAAGATCGCCGAACACGCGCTGGCCATCTACGGCAACTGCATCAAGACGGCTTGCCCGCATAAAACCGCCTGA
- the hrcA gene encoding heat-inducible transcriptional repressor HrcA → MQLDTRAQTLLKALVERYIADGLPVGSRALSKISGLDLSPATIRNIMADLEELGYVSSPHTSAGRIPTPRGYRIFVDTLLTVRHLDEHLVESRMRLQTPQPQKTIANAAQMLSSLSQFAGVVLSPRRESVFQQIEFLRLSEKRILLVIVAPGGDVQNRLLLTEADYTPAQLVQSANYINQNYGGLSFDAVRVRLQGELRQLRDDMGSLMQAAVEAGSEAMADHSDDMVISGERNLLSVSDLSSNMHSLRQMFDMFEQKTGLMQLLDVSSKATGVQIFIGGESNLVPMDEMSVVTAPYEVNGKIVGTLGVIGPTRMAYERVIPIVDITAKLLSSALSHH, encoded by the coding sequence ATGCAACTCGATACACGTGCCCAAACACTGCTGAAAGCCCTGGTCGAGCGATATATCGCCGACGGCCTGCCGGTCGGTTCGCGCGCCCTGTCGAAAATTTCCGGCCTCGACCTGTCGCCGGCCACGATCCGCAACATCATGGCCGATCTGGAAGAACTCGGTTATGTGTCCAGTCCGCACACCTCGGCCGGACGCATCCCCACGCCGCGCGGCTACCGCATTTTTGTCGACACCTTGCTGACGGTCCGGCATCTGGACGAGCACCTGGTGGAGTCGCGCATGCGCCTGCAGACGCCGCAGCCGCAAAAAACCATCGCCAATGCGGCGCAGATGCTCTCGTCGCTATCGCAGTTTGCCGGCGTCGTGCTCAGCCCGCGCCGCGAATCCGTGTTCCAGCAAATCGAATTCCTGCGCCTGTCCGAAAAGCGCATCCTGCTCGTCATCGTTGCCCCCGGCGGCGACGTGCAGAACCGTTTATTGCTGACGGAGGCCGACTATACGCCGGCGCAACTGGTGCAATCGGCCAACTACATCAACCAGAATTATGGCGGCCTGTCGTTCGACGCCGTGCGCGTGCGCCTGCAGGGCGAACTGCGCCAGTTGCGCGACGACATGGGCAGCCTGATGCAGGCTGCCGTGGAAGCGGGCAGCGAAGCGATGGCCGACCATAGCGACGACATGGTGATTTCCGGCGAGCGCAACTTGCTCAGCGTGAGCGATCTGTCCTCGAACATGCATTCGCTGCGCCAGATGTTCGACATGTTCGAGCAAAAAACGGGCTTGATGCAGCTGCTCGACGTGTCGAGCAAGGCGACGGGCGTGCAGATTTTCATCGGCGGCGAATCGAACCTGGTGCCGATGGATGAGATGAGCGTGGTGACGGCGCCGTATGAGGTCAACGGCAAGATTGTGGGAACGCTGGGAGTGATCGGACCGACGCGCATGGCTTACGAGCGCGTCATCCCGATCGTCGATATCACGGCCAAGTTGCTGTCAAGCGCACTCAGCCATCATTGA
- a CDS encoding HAD family hydrolase codes for MSLAPVKPAVPPKAILFDLDDTLWPIAPVIAAAETLLHDWLATHAPRVAQQFSIEVLRQHRLAMLNAQPHFHGNLIELRRAGLLSAFEAAGEDPALVEQAIVHFLAARNRVQPYDDVLPGLAWMRQRMLLGSISNGNADLDIIGLAQHFKVSIAASDFGVAKPDASIFLAACAALDVAPHEAVYVGDDLYFDVTGAQGAGMRAVWMNRKGSDAHLAAGVQPDAICANFDELLLWLQEQLED; via the coding sequence ATGTCCCTTGCCCCTGTCAAACCCGCCGTGCCGCCCAAGGCCATCCTGTTCGATCTCGACGATACCTTGTGGCCCATCGCGCCCGTGATTGCCGCCGCCGAAACCCTGCTGCACGACTGGCTGGCCACGCATGCGCCCAGGGTGGCGCAGCAGTTTTCCATCGAGGTGCTGCGCCAGCACCGCCTGGCCATGCTCAATGCGCAACCGCATTTCCATGGCAATTTGATCGAGTTGCGCCGCGCCGGCCTGCTGTCGGCCTTCGAGGCTGCCGGCGAGGATCCCGCCCTGGTCGAGCAGGCCATCGTGCACTTCCTGGCCGCGCGCAACCGCGTCCAGCCATATGACGACGTCTTGCCTGGCCTGGCCTGGATGCGCCAGCGCATGCTGCTCGGCTCCATCTCGAATGGCAATGCAGACCTTGACATTATCGGCCTGGCGCAGCATTTCAAGGTATCGATCGCCGCCAGCGATTTCGGCGTGGCCAAACCCGACGCCAGCATCTTCCTGGCCGCTTGCGCCGCGCTGGACGTGGCGCCGCATGAAGCCGTGTATGTCGGCGATGATCTGTATTTCGATGTGACGGGAGCGCAGGGAGCGGGCATGCGTGCCGTGTGGATGAACCGCAAGGGCAGCGATGCCCACCTGGCCGCCGGCGTGCAGCCCGACGCCATCTGCGCCAACTTTGATGAATTGCTGTTGTGGTTGCAGGAGCAACTGGAAGATTGA
- the mmsB gene encoding 3-hydroxyisobutyrate dehydrogenase, with translation MQHIAFIGLGNMGAPMARNLVAAGFHVSVFDLAPAAVASLVEAGATAAASASAAVQTADAVITMLPANKHVQELYLAAGGVLDSAKPGALFIDCSTIAADVARQVAQAASERGFAMLDAPVSGGTAGAAAGTLTFIVGGSVAALQQARPLLEKMGKNIFHAGEAGAGQVAKICNNMLLGILMAGTAEALNLGVAHGLDPKVLSDIMAKSSGRNWTLEVYNPWPGVMDGTPASRNYTGGFGTALMLKDLGLAQQSALSANAPTPLGGLVRQLYQMHAQAGYAQQDFSSIVQMLQPGLNKPI, from the coding sequence ATGCAACATATCGCTTTCATCGGCCTTGGCAACATGGGCGCGCCGATGGCCCGCAACCTGGTGGCCGCCGGCTTTCACGTGTCCGTGTTCGACCTGGCGCCGGCGGCAGTGGCGTCGCTGGTCGAAGCAGGCGCCACGGCGGCCGCGTCTGCCAGCGCGGCCGTGCAGACGGCTGACGCCGTCATCACCATGCTGCCAGCCAACAAGCACGTGCAGGAGCTGTACCTGGCAGCTGGCGGCGTGCTCGATTCGGCCAAGCCCGGCGCCCTGTTCATCGATTGCAGCACCATCGCCGCTGATGTGGCGCGGCAAGTGGCGCAGGCAGCCAGCGAGCGCGGCTTTGCCATGCTCGATGCGCCCGTCTCGGGCGGCACGGCGGGCGCGGCGGCTGGCACCCTGACCTTCATCGTCGGTGGCAGCGTAGCGGCCTTGCAGCAGGCGCGTCCATTGCTGGAAAAGATGGGCAAGAACATCTTCCATGCGGGCGAGGCGGGCGCGGGCCAGGTGGCGAAGATTTGCAACAACATGCTGCTGGGGATCTTGATGGCGGGGACGGCCGAAGCGCTGAACCTGGGCGTGGCGCATGGCCTGGACCCGAAAGTGCTGTCCGACATCATGGCCAAGAGTTCGGGCCGCAACTGGACCCTGGAAGTGTACAACCCGTGGCCAGGCGTCATGGACGGCACGCCCGCGTCGCGCAATTACACGGGTGGCTTCGGCACGGCGCTGATGCTGAAAGACCTGGGCCTGGCGCAGCAGTCGGCCCTGTCGGCGAACGCGCCTACGCCACTGGGCGGCCTGGTGCGCCAGCTGTACCAGATGCATGCGCAAGCCGGCTATGCGCAGCAGGATTTCTCCAGCATCGTGCAGATGCTGCAGCCGGGCTTGAACAAACCCATTTGA
- a CDS encoding enoyl-CoA hydratase/isomerase family protein codes for MAEILVETVKIEERDCPGGMKLGVITLDAPKSLHALTLDMIRAIDGALVRWAGDAAIACVVLQSSTDKAFCAGGDVRSLRSAVVEQPGVVPNPQALAFFAEEYRLDHRIHTYAKPLLVWGGGIVMGGGLGLMAGASHKVVTESTRIAMPEITIGLFPDVGGSWFLGRMPGRSGLFLGLTGAPMNAADALFTGLGDYFLHQEERAMVLDSLALAQWQASPLANHQQLGRLLRGFSAPASMLPVSEVRANFDAIAVLTQAPTLPEVVAAIAAYDGDVAWLQKAAHSLDKGAPTSAALVWAMRDRTRHMSLAQVFQLELIVAVQCCAHADFSEGVRALLIDKDNAPQWQPASLAEVSETYLNEYFAAPWSTHPLADLPI; via the coding sequence ATGGCTGAAATCTTGGTTGAGACCGTCAAGATAGAAGAACGTGACTGTCCCGGCGGCATGAAGCTGGGCGTCATCACCCTCGACGCGCCGAAGTCTTTGCATGCATTGACGCTGGACATGATACGCGCCATCGATGGCGCGCTGGTGCGCTGGGCCGGTGACGCTGCCATCGCCTGCGTGGTGCTGCAATCGTCGACCGACAAGGCCTTTTGCGCGGGCGGCGACGTGCGCAGCCTGCGTTCGGCCGTGGTCGAGCAGCCCGGCGTCGTGCCGAATCCGCAGGCGTTGGCCTTCTTTGCCGAGGAATACCGGCTCGACCACCGCATCCATACGTATGCAAAACCGCTGCTGGTGTGGGGCGGCGGCATCGTCATGGGCGGCGGGCTGGGGCTGATGGCGGGCGCCAGCCACAAGGTGGTGACGGAAAGCACGCGCATCGCCATGCCGGAAATCACCATCGGCCTGTTTCCGGACGTGGGCGGCAGCTGGTTCCTGGGCCGCATGCCGGGACGCAGCGGCCTGTTCCTGGGCTTGACGGGCGCACCGATGAACGCGGCCGATGCCCTGTTCACGGGCCTCGGTGATTATTTCCTGCACCAGGAAGAGCGCGCCATGGTGCTTGACTCGCTGGCGCTGGCGCAATGGCAAGCCAGTCCGCTGGCGAATCACCAGCAGCTGGGCCGTTTGCTGCGCGGCTTTTCGGCGCCGGCATCCATGCTGCCTGTCTCGGAAGTGCGCGCCAACTTCGACGCCATCGCCGTGCTGACGCAAGCGCCTACCTTGCCCGAAGTGGTGGCCGCCATTGCCGCCTATGACGGCGACGTGGCCTGGCTGCAAAAGGCGGCCCACTCGCTGGACAAGGGCGCGCCCACTTCTGCCGCCCTGGTATGGGCCATGCGTGACCGCACGCGGCACATGAGTTTGGCGCAAGTGTTCCAGCTGGAACTCATCGTTGCCGTGCAATGTTGCGCCCACGCAGACTTCAGCGAAGGCGTGCGCGCCTTGCTGATCGACAAGGACAACGCGCCGCAATGGCAGCCGGCCAGCCTGGCCGAGGTCAGCGAGACGTATCTCAATGAATATTTCGCGGCGCCGTGGAGCACGCATCCGCTGGCCGATTTACCCATTTAA
- a CDS encoding enoyl-CoA hydratase: MSKVYTNLLLERRGHTALVTLDNPPAHTWTLASLNGLTQLVADLNADPDVYALVITGGGAKFFSAGADLKVFADGNKDTAFSMAAAFGEAFEALSAFRGVSIAAINGYAMGGGLECALACDIRIAEEHAQMALPEASVGLLPCAGGTQHLPWLVGEGWAKRMILCGERVDAAKALAIGLVEEVVPTGKAAATALALAAKVARQSPSSVTACKTLIQGARSHPLVNSLPDERTLFLGLFDTQDQKEGVQAFLEKRPAEWKNG, encoded by the coding sequence ATGAGCAAAGTGTATACAAATTTACTGCTGGAACGCCGTGGCCACACGGCCCTGGTGACCCTCGACAACCCGCCCGCCCACACGTGGACCCTGGCCAGCCTGAACGGGCTGACGCAGCTGGTGGCCGACCTGAATGCCGATCCGGACGTCTACGCGCTCGTGATCACGGGCGGCGGCGCCAAGTTCTTCTCGGCCGGCGCGGATCTGAAAGTGTTTGCTGACGGCAATAAAGACACGGCGTTTTCCATGGCCGCCGCGTTTGGAGAAGCGTTCGAAGCGCTGTCCGCGTTTCGCGGCGTCAGCATCGCCGCCATCAATGGCTATGCCATGGGCGGCGGGCTCGAATGCGCGCTCGCCTGCGACATCCGTATCGCCGAAGAACACGCGCAGATGGCCTTGCCGGAAGCATCGGTCGGCTTGCTGCCGTGCGCGGGCGGCACGCAGCATTTGCCGTGGCTGGTGGGCGAAGGCTGGGCCAAGCGCATGATTTTGTGCGGCGAGCGCGTCGACGCGGCCAAGGCGCTGGCCATCGGCCTCGTCGAGGAAGTCGTGCCAACTGGCAAGGCTGCCGCCACGGCGCTGGCCCTGGCCGCCAAGGTGGCGCGCCAAAGCCCCAGCAGCGTGACGGCGTGCAAGACCCTGATCCAGGGCGCGCGCAGCCATCCATTGGTCAATTCCCTGCCTGACGAACGCACCCTGTTCCTGGGCCTGTTCGATACGCAAGACCAGAAAGAGGGCGTGCAAGCGTTCCTGGAAAAACGTCCGGCGGAGTGGAAGAATGGCTGA
- a CDS encoding acyl-CoA dehydrogenase family protein — protein MDFELSDEQREFQQAARAFAEGELAPHAAHWDAESIFPVETIAKAGEMGFCGLYTPQRWGGLGLSRQDAAIVFEELAGGCTSTTAYITIHNMATWMLSRWGQEALCDEWVPALAAGQKLASYCLTEPQSGSDAASLRTKAVRDGDFYVLDGTKAFISGAGQTDMLIVMARTGGEGAAGISAFAVPANLPGIVYGKKEEKMGWNSQPTRIISFDQVKVPAANLLGAEGEGFAIAMKGIDGGRINIAVCSVGTAQAALTRAQAYMKERTQFGRELAQFQALQFKLADMLTELVAARQMVRLAAWKLDQESPDATAYCAMAKRFATDVGFNVANDALQLHGGYGYIREYPLERHVRDTRVHQILEGTNEIMRLIVARAILKDGATETLR, from the coding sequence ATGGACTTTGAACTGAGCGACGAGCAGCGCGAGTTCCAGCAGGCGGCGCGCGCGTTTGCCGAAGGGGAACTGGCGCCGCACGCGGCCCATTGGGACGCGGAATCGATTTTTCCGGTGGAAACGATCGCCAAGGCGGGCGAGATGGGCTTTTGCGGCCTGTACACGCCGCAGCGCTGGGGCGGCCTGGGCCTCTCGCGCCAGGATGCGGCCATCGTGTTTGAAGAGCTGGCCGGCGGCTGCACCTCGACCACGGCCTACATCACGATTCACAACATGGCCACCTGGATGCTGTCGCGCTGGGGCCAGGAAGCCCTGTGCGACGAGTGGGTGCCGGCCCTGGCCGCTGGCCAGAAGCTGGCCAGCTATTGCCTGACGGAACCGCAATCGGGTTCCGACGCGGCTTCCTTGCGCACCAAAGCCGTCAGGGATGGCGACTTTTACGTTCTCGACGGCACCAAGGCCTTCATTTCCGGCGCGGGCCAGACGGATATGCTGATCGTCATGGCGAGGACCGGCGGCGAAGGCGCGGCCGGCATTTCCGCGTTTGCCGTGCCGGCCAACTTGCCCGGCATCGTGTATGGCAAGAAAGAAGAAAAGATGGGCTGGAACAGCCAGCCCACGCGCATCATCAGCTTCGACCAGGTGAAAGTGCCGGCGGCCAACCTGCTGGGCGCGGAAGGCGAAGGCTTTGCCATTGCCATGAAGGGCATCGACGGCGGGCGCATCAATATCGCCGTGTGCTCGGTGGGCACGGCGCAGGCGGCCCTGACGCGGGCGCAAGCGTACATGAAGGAGCGCACGCAGTTCGGCCGCGAACTGGCGCAATTCCAGGCCTTGCAATTCAAGCTGGCCGACATGCTGACGGAACTGGTGGCGGCGCGCCAGATGGTGCGCCTGGCGGCCTGGAAACTGGACCAGGAAAGCCCGGACGCCACGGCGTATTGCGCCATGGCCAAACGTTTCGCCACGGATGTGGGTTTCAATGTGGCCAACGATGCGCTGCAATTGCACGGTGGCTACGGCTACATCCGCGAGTACCCGCTTGAGCGCCACGTGCGCGACACGCGCGTGCACCAAATCCTGGAAGGGACGAATGAAATCATGCGCCTGATCGTCGCGCGAGCGATTCTGAAAGACGGCGCCACGGAGACCTTACGATGA